A region from the Geobacillus vulcani PSS1 genome encodes:
- the argH gene encoding argininosuccinate lyase — protein sequence MKKLWGGRFTKTAEEWVDEFGASIPFDQELVEEDIEGSLAHVTMLGECGILPADDVEKIKGGLLRLLEKAKRGELEFSVAYEDIHLNIEKMLIDDIGPVGGKLHTGRSRNDQVATDMHLYLRKRVEEILGLIRGLQRALAAQAEKHVETIMPGYTHLQRAQPISFAHHLLAYVWMLERDYERFSESQKRINKSPLGAGALAGTTFPIDRQRTAELLGFADSYENSLDAVSDRDFIIEFLSNSSMLMMHLSRLAEELILWSSQEFQFIELDDAFATGSSIMPQKKNPDMAELIRGKTGRVYGHLMALLTVMKGLPLAYNKDMQEDKEGMFDTVKTVIGSLKIFTGMIETMNVRADVMERATKQDFSNATELADYLAAKGVPFREAHEIVGKLVLRCIEQGVFLADLPLEVYQEASPLFEEDIYDALNPRTAVNRRNSAGGTGFAEVRAALAKAKQLFSTP from the coding sequence GTGAAAAAGCTTTGGGGTGGACGGTTTACGAAAACAGCGGAAGAATGGGTCGACGAGTTTGGCGCGTCGATCCCGTTCGACCAAGAGCTCGTCGAAGAAGATATTGAAGGCAGCCTCGCCCATGTGACGATGCTCGGCGAGTGCGGCATCCTGCCGGCGGACGACGTCGAAAAAATTAAAGGCGGGCTTTTGCGCCTGCTCGAAAAAGCGAAGCGGGGGGAGCTCGAGTTTTCCGTCGCGTATGAAGACATTCATTTAAACATTGAAAAAATGTTGATTGACGACATCGGCCCGGTCGGCGGCAAGCTGCACACCGGACGGAGCCGGAACGACCAAGTGGCGACCGATATGCATCTATATTTGCGCAAGCGCGTCGAAGAGATTCTCGGCCTCATCCGCGGGCTGCAGCGGGCGTTGGCGGCTCAGGCCGAGAAGCATGTTGAAACGATCATGCCGGGGTATACGCATTTGCAGCGGGCGCAGCCGATTTCGTTTGCCCACCATCTGCTGGCGTATGTTTGGATGTTGGAGCGCGATTATGAGCGGTTTTCTGAGTCGCAAAAGCGCATCAACAAGTCGCCGCTTGGCGCCGGTGCGCTCGCCGGCACGACGTTTCCGATCGACCGGCAGCGGACGGCGGAGCTTTTGGGCTTTGCCGATAGTTACGAAAACAGCTTGGACGCCGTGAGCGACCGCGATTTCATCATCGAATTTTTAAGCAACAGTTCGATGCTCATGATGCACTTGTCGCGGCTCGCTGAGGAACTCATCCTTTGGTCAAGCCAAGAGTTCCAGTTCATTGAGCTCGATGACGCATTCGCGACCGGCAGCAGCATTATGCCGCAAAAGAAAAACCCGGACATGGCCGAGCTCATCCGCGGCAAAACGGGCCGCGTGTACGGCCACTTAATGGCGCTCCTCACGGTGATGAAAGGGCTGCCGCTTGCTTACAACAAAGATATGCAAGAGGATAAAGAAGGCATGTTTGATACGGTGAAGACGGTCATCGGGTCGCTGAAAATTTTCACTGGCATGATTGAAACGATGAACGTGCGCGCGGACGTCATGGAGCGGGCGACGAAACAAGACTTTTCGAACGCCACGGAGCTCGCCGACTACTTGGCCGCCAAAGGCGTGCCGTTCCGCGAAGCGCATGAAATCGTCGGCAAGCTCGTCTTGCGCTGCATCGAACAAGGCGTCTTTTTGGCCGATTTGCCGCTTGAGGTGTATCAAGAAGCGTCGCCGCTCTTTGAAGAAGACATTTATGACGCCTTGAACCCGCGCACGGCCGTCAACCGCCGCAACAGCGCCGGCGGCACCGGTTTTGCCGAAGTGCGCGCGGCGCTGGCGAAGGCGAAACAGTTGTTTAGCACCCCGTAA
- a CDS encoding universal stress protein — translation MTMTYQTIVVAVDGSKEAEWALKKAIQIAKRNGAKLILSHIIDVRGFTTVQAHDYILAERSEQYANELLERYKNEVIAAGLNDVETDIEFGSPKAKIAKEVAPKYKADLIICGATGLNTVERLLIGSVSENIVRHAECDVLVVRTPKE, via the coding sequence ATGACCATGACGTACCAAACGATCGTCGTCGCCGTCGATGGGTCAAAAGAAGCGGAATGGGCGTTGAAAAAAGCGATCCAAATCGCCAAACGAAACGGAGCGAAACTCATTTTGTCCCACATCATCGATGTGCGCGGGTTCACAACCGTTCAAGCGCACGATTACATCCTCGCCGAACGGTCGGAGCAATATGCGAACGAGCTGCTCGAACGGTATAAAAACGAGGTCATCGCCGCCGGACTCAACGATGTCGAGACCGACATCGAATTCGGCTCGCCGAAAGCGAAAATCGCGAAAGAGGTGGCTCCGAAATACAAAGCCGATTTGATCATTTGCGGGGCAACCGGGTTAAACACCGTCGAACGGCTGCTCATTGGCAGCGTCTCAGAAAACATCGTCCGCCATGCGGAATGTGACGTGCTCGTTGTCCGGACGCCAAAAGAGTAA
- a CDS encoding SDR family oxidoreductase, translated as MRHALITAGAKGLGRKVTELLLDKGYSVTVNYRSDEQAVRSLAEKYRGAADRLQFVQGDVTNKEDLSRIVDAAMEQFGRIDCLINNAGPYIFERKKLADYTEDEWYEMIEGNLSSVFHLVRRTIPIMRKQRFGRIITYGFQGAADAPGWVHRSAFGAAKVGLVSLTKTIALEEAEYGITANMVCPGNIVGEMKEAGIADARKKRDDETPIGRPGTGEDIARVIAFLCDDDSDFITGAVIDVTGGANVIYRHFFR; from the coding sequence GTGCGGCACGCCTTGATTACGGCCGGAGCGAAAGGATTGGGGAGAAAAGTGACCGAGCTGCTGCTTGATAAAGGCTACTCGGTGACGGTGAACTACCGGAGCGATGAACAGGCGGTGCGCTCGCTTGCCGAGAAGTACCGCGGCGCCGCTGACCGCCTCCAGTTTGTGCAAGGCGATGTGACGAACAAAGAGGATTTATCACGGATCGTGGACGCCGCCATGGAGCAGTTCGGCCGCATTGACTGTTTGATTAACAACGCGGGACCGTACATTTTCGAGCGGAAAAAGCTGGCCGATTATACGGAAGACGAATGGTATGAAATGATTGAAGGCAATTTGAGCTCGGTCTTCCATTTAGTGAGACGGACGATCCCGATTATGCGAAAACAGAGGTTTGGCCGCATCATTACGTACGGATTTCAAGGAGCGGCGGATGCCCCGGGCTGGGTGCACCGCTCGGCGTTCGGCGCGGCGAAAGTCGGGTTGGTGTCGTTGACGAAAACGATCGCCCTCGAAGAGGCGGAGTACGGCATCACCGCCAATATGGTGTGCCCGGGCAACATTGTCGGCGAGATGAAAGAGGCCGGGATCGCCGATGCCCGCAAAAAGCGCGACGACGAAACGCCCATTGGACGCCCGGGCACCGGCGAAGATATCGCCCGCGTCATCGCGTTCTTGTGCGACGACGATTCCGACTTCATCACCGGCGCCGTCATTGACGTCACCGGTGGAGCGAACGTCATTTACCGCCACTTTTTCCGTTGA
- the ald gene encoding alanine dehydrogenase produces the protein MKIGIPKEIKNNENRVAITPAGVMTLVKAGHDVYVETEAGAGSGFSDSEYEKAGAVIVSNAEDAWAAEMVLKVKEPLPEEFRYFRPGLILFTYLHLAAAEALTKALVEQKVVGIAYETVQLENGSLPLLTPMSEVAGRMSVQVGAQFLEKPHGGKGVLLGGVPGVRRGKVTIIGGGTAGTNAAKIAVGLGADVTILDINAERLRELDDLFGDQVTTLMSNSYHIAECVRESDLVVGAVLIPGAKAPKLVTEEMVRSMMPGSVLVDVAIDQGGIFETTDRVTTHDDPTYVKHGVVHYAVANMPGAVPRTSTFALTNVTIPYALQIANKGYRAACLDNPALLKGINTLDGHIVYEAVAAAHNMPYTDVHSLLRG, from the coding sequence ATGAAGATCGGCATTCCAAAAGAAATCAAAAACAATGAAAACCGCGTCGCCATCACCCCGGCTGGCGTGATGACGCTCGTCAAAGCCGGGCATGACGTGTATGTGGAGACAGAAGCCGGCGCTGGGTCGGGGTTTTCCGATTCCGAGTATGAAAAAGCCGGAGCGGTGATCGTGTCGAACGCGGAAGATGCCTGGGCGGCGGAGATGGTGTTGAAAGTGAAGGAGCCGCTCCCGGAAGAGTTCCGCTATTTCCGTCCTGGGCTCATTTTGTTTACGTATTTGCACTTGGCCGCGGCCGAAGCGCTCACGAAAGCGCTCGTCGAGCAAAAGGTGGTCGGCATCGCTTACGAGACGGTGCAGCTTGAGAACGGATCGCTGCCGCTGTTGACGCCGATGAGCGAAGTCGCCGGCCGCATGTCGGTGCAAGTCGGCGCCCAGTTTCTCGAGAAGCCGCACGGCGGGAAAGGTGTTTTGCTTGGCGGCGTCCCCGGGGTGCGGCGCGGCAAAGTGACGATCATCGGCGGCGGAACGGCGGGAACGAACGCGGCGAAAATCGCAGTCGGCCTTGGGGCGGATGTGACCATTTTGGACATTAACGCTGAGCGGCTGCGCGAGCTCGATGATTTGTTCGGCGATCAGGTAACGACATTGATGTCCAACTCGTACCATATCGCTGAATGCGTGCGCGAATCGGATTTGGTCGTCGGTGCTGTTCTCATCCCAGGGGCGAAAGCGCCGAAGCTGGTGACGGAAGAAATGGTGCGCTCGATGATGCCAGGCTCGGTGTTGGTCGACGTCGCCATTGACCAAGGCGGCATTTTTGAAACAACCGACCGCGTCACGACGCACGACGATCCAACATATGTCAAGCACGGCGTCGTCCATTACGCGGTTGCCAACATGCCGGGCGCTGTCCCGCGCACGTCGACATTCGCGCTGACGAACGTCACGATCCCCTATGCTTTACAAATCGCCAACAAAGGCTACCGCGCCGCTTGCCTTGACAATCCGGCGCTGTTGAAAGGGATCAACACGCTTGACGGGCACATCGTGTATGAAGCAGTGGCGGCGGCGCACAACATGCCGTATACGGATGTTCATTCGTTGCTGCGAGGATGA